The following are encoded in a window of Roseimaritima ulvae genomic DNA:
- a CDS encoding sigma-54-dependent transcriptional regulator, with translation MRILFADDETNLQELVRSEVPRMGYAVTVCPDGLTAVAALEKEAFDCMIVDLQMPGLNGLQVIERAAQLRPEMDTVIMTGNPSQETAIAAVQFQVFDYLTKPCRLADIAGLLGRVCERRQSRRQVAALEHRVRRAEGETRLIGEHPSMHETARLIERVAAAESTVLIRGETGCGKELVARSLHEHSNRASQPFVAINCGALPENLIESELFGHCRGSFTGADAARTGLFEMADGGTLFLDEIGELPLSMQAKLLRVLETGDIRRVGDNETKHIDVRVVCATHRDLDQMVHDGEFREDLMFRINTFEVRVPALRERSSDIPLLASHLLKRFRPETEGQPDELFAPETLRLLAEHVWPGNVRELANVIEHSAILCDKLPILPEHLPRHFSNRQLRKELRSSGPISLRDLEMHAIEEALERHDGNKPAAAAELGISLKTLYNKLNAAVDSKAG, from the coding sequence CGCCGTGACCGTCTGCCCCGATGGCCTGACAGCCGTTGCGGCACTGGAAAAAGAAGCCTTCGATTGCATGATCGTGGACCTGCAGATGCCGGGCTTGAATGGTTTGCAGGTGATCGAAAGAGCCGCCCAGCTGCGGCCCGAGATGGACACCGTGATCATGACCGGTAACCCCAGCCAGGAAACGGCCATCGCGGCGGTCCAGTTCCAGGTCTTCGACTACCTCACCAAACCCTGCCGCTTGGCGGATATCGCCGGCCTGCTCGGTCGCGTTTGCGAACGCCGGCAGAGCCGCCGGCAAGTCGCCGCGTTGGAACACCGTGTTCGCCGCGCCGAAGGCGAAACGCGGTTGATTGGCGAACATCCCTCGATGCACGAAACCGCTCGCCTGATCGAACGCGTGGCCGCCGCCGAAAGCACCGTACTGATTCGTGGCGAAACCGGCTGCGGCAAAGAACTGGTGGCCCGCTCGCTGCACGAACACAGCAACCGCGCCAGCCAACCCTTCGTCGCCATCAACTGCGGTGCGCTGCCCGAGAATTTAATTGAAAGCGAATTGTTCGGACACTGCCGCGGCTCCTTCACCGGCGCCGACGCCGCCCGCACCGGCCTGTTCGAAATGGCCGACGGAGGCACCCTGTTCTTGGACGAAATCGGCGAACTGCCGCTGTCGATGCAAGCCAAACTGCTGCGGGTGCTGGAAACCGGCGACATCCGCCGCGTCGGTGATAACGAAACCAAACACATCGACGTCCGCGTGGTCTGCGCCACCCACCGCGACCTGGATCAAATGGTCCACGACGGCGAATTTCGCGAAGACCTGATGTTCCGCATCAACACCTTCGAAGTCCGCGTCCCCGCACTGCGCGAACGCAGCAGCGATATCCCGCTGCTGGCCAGCCATCTGCTGAAACGCTTCCGCCCCGAAACCGAGGGCCAGCCCGACGAGCTATTCGCTCCGGAAACCCTGCGACTGCTGGCCGAACACGTCTGGCCGGGCAACGTCCGTGAACTGGCCAACGTGATCGAACATTCTGCGATCCTGTGTGACAAACTGCCGATCCTGCCCGAGCACCTGCCGCGTCACTTCAGCAACCGCCAACTCCGCAAAGAGCTGCGTTCGAGCGGCCCGATCAGCCTCCGCGACCTGGAAATGCACGCGATCGAAGAAGCCCTGGAACGTCACGACGGCAACAAACCCGCCGCCGCCGCGGAACTGGGCATCAGCCTCAAAACCCTTTACAACAAACTCAA